One stretch of Chryseobacterium fluminis DNA includes these proteins:
- a CDS encoding M1 family metallopeptidase: protein MTCSIRRMEVSLDPAVYHISGSVTSHFKPNQGMSSIYFDLANTLTVSQVEYHGASMVFQQLPTKELKIDFQSALPANVLDSLTIHYSGAPALDNNAFSTGSQNGTAILSTLNEPYGAQDWFPTKQSLNDKIDRFDFKITTPAQYSVAANGKLMSETALPNGQKLTFWRTMYPTTAYLIALSVTNFVKLNDTMGNPPFPFVNYVYPTTVNNASVMADIDWTKQIMNTFETYFGPYPFRNEKYGHMEFQYNGVCMEHQTMSSMSGWSKTVIAHELAHQWFGDKVTCGAWNDIWLNEGFATFGQHLANEKLLMTNTEFLNYLLSEKNYITSAPGGSTYVADAQLGNVGAIFSGRLSYSKGGYIVRMMKWILGETAFYQAIKDYHSRPGLAYNYARTADLNASLLQSTGKDFTEFFNDWVYGEGYPTYDIRWRQVGNQITFKASQTQSSPNVSFFEMPLPVKVNGTGGQVAYFALNNTTNNQYFTETVPFTVANVEFNYEYQLLEKNSTVTQDNTLSSTEFHAEEFALYPNPAKNELYLKGIGRTAEFTIHFSDGKLVRKETYKPGKPIDISELIPGTYIFSIKDKKIKFLKK from the coding sequence TCTACCATATTTCAGGATCGGTAACTTCTCATTTTAAGCCTAATCAGGGCATGAGCAGCATTTATTTTGATCTTGCCAACACCTTAACGGTTTCCCAGGTCGAGTACCACGGAGCTTCAATGGTTTTTCAGCAGCTTCCGACAAAAGAACTCAAGATCGATTTTCAGTCTGCTCTTCCGGCAAACGTTCTTGATTCTTTGACGATCCATTACTCCGGAGCACCGGCACTGGATAATAATGCATTTTCTACCGGATCTCAGAACGGAACAGCTATTCTTTCCACCCTTAATGAACCGTATGGTGCACAGGACTGGTTTCCCACCAAACAAAGCCTGAACGATAAAATCGACAGGTTTGATTTTAAAATTACCACCCCTGCACAGTATAGCGTAGCTGCCAATGGAAAACTGATGTCGGAAACAGCACTGCCTAACGGACAGAAGCTGACGTTCTGGAGAACAATGTATCCTACCACAGCATATTTAATTGCGCTTTCGGTTACGAATTTTGTAAAACTTAATGATACAATGGGAAATCCTCCTTTTCCTTTTGTGAATTATGTGTATCCTACAACCGTTAATAATGCTTCAGTCATGGCAGATATCGACTGGACCAAGCAGATCATGAATACATTTGAGACCTATTTCGGTCCGTATCCTTTCCGAAATGAAAAATATGGTCACATGGAGTTTCAGTATAACGGGGTCTGCATGGAACATCAGACGATGTCATCCATGAGTGGCTGGAGTAAGACCGTAATTGCCCATGAACTTGCGCATCAGTGGTTTGGTGACAAGGTAACCTGCGGCGCATGGAATGATATCTGGCTGAATGAGGGGTTTGCCACATTCGGGCAACATCTGGCTAATGAAAAACTATTAATGACCAACACTGAATTCCTGAATTATTTACTGTCCGAAAAAAATTATATCACCAGTGCGCCAGGAGGAAGCACTTATGTGGCAGATGCTCAGTTAGGAAATGTCGGAGCCATTTTCAGCGGCAGGTTATCGTACTCGAAAGGTGGATATATCGTCAGAATGATGAAGTGGATTTTGGGTGAAACGGCCTTTTACCAGGCCATCAAAGATTATCACTCAAGGCCCGGTTTAGCCTATAATTATGCCAGAACAGCCGATCTGAACGCTTCATTACTGCAGTCTACAGGCAAAGATTTTACTGAATTTTTTAATGACTGGGTGTATGGCGAAGGCTATCCTACTTATGACATAAGATGGCGGCAGGTGGGAAACCAGATTACCTTTAAAGCTTCTCAGACCCAGAGCAGCCCCAATGTAAGCTTTTTTGAAATGCCTTTACCGGTAAAAGTGAACGGAACCGGTGGTCAGGTAGCTTATTTTGCGTTAAACAATACCACAAATAACCAGTATTTCACAGAAACAGTGCCTTTTACAGTAGCAAATGTTGAATTTAACTATGAATATCAGCTGCTGGAAAAAAACTCAACGGTTACCCAGGACAACACGCTGTCTTCCACAGAATTCCACGCTGAAGAATTTGCTTTATATCCTAATCCTGCCAAAAATGAGCTGTATCTGAAAGGAATCGGCAGAACAGCAGAATTTACCATTCATTTTAGCGACGGTAAATTAGTGAGAAAAGAAACCTATAAGCCCGGAAAACCGATTGATATTTCAGAACTTATCCCGGGAACGTATATTTTCAGTATTAAAGACAAAAAAATTAAATTTTTAAAAAAATAA
- a CDS encoding cupin-like domain-containing protein translates to MILSPVQKIKNISSQEFLRTYLKPAKPIILEDFADPESPAFKKWNYDYFKVIAGEQKVNIYGSEIESLDRVASKPIGQSTFADYLDLITSSPTEHRLFLFNLLSIKPELKNDIHYRDVTDGKILKWLPFMFFGGEGSITRNHVDIDMSHVFITQFQGIKRIWLFPWEQSDLLYKLPYNFHSITNVKEPDYDAFPGLKYVKGYEAVIKPGETLYIPSGWWHYIQYETEGYSVSVRALPSSWLEKWRGFKNLVLIRHFDNMMRNVFKERWFRFKVGKAVRKANRAIKRQKL, encoded by the coding sequence ATGATCTTATCACCGGTACAGAAAATCAAAAATATATCATCACAAGAATTTCTCAGGACTTATCTGAAACCTGCAAAACCTATTATCTTAGAAGATTTTGCAGATCCTGAAAGCCCGGCCTTCAAAAAATGGAATTATGATTATTTTAAGGTAATTGCAGGAGAACAAAAAGTCAATATTTACGGAAGTGAAATTGAGTCGCTGGACAGAGTGGCCAGCAAGCCCATCGGTCAGAGCACCTTTGCAGATTACCTGGATTTAATCACCTCATCCCCTACCGAACACCGCCTGTTTTTATTTAATTTATTAAGTATTAAACCTGAACTCAAAAATGATATCCATTACCGGGATGTTACCGATGGAAAAATATTGAAATGGCTCCCCTTCATGTTTTTCGGAGGCGAAGGTTCTATAACGCGAAATCATGTAGATATAGACATGTCCCATGTTTTTATCACGCAATTCCAGGGGATTAAAAGAATCTGGCTTTTCCCCTGGGAACAGTCTGATTTACTGTACAAACTTCCTTACAATTTTCACAGTATTACCAATGTTAAAGAACCTGATTATGATGCCTTTCCGGGACTGAAATATGTGAAGGGGTATGAAGCCGTTATCAAACCCGGGGAAACGCTTTATATCCCATCCGGCTGGTGGCATTATATCCAATATGAAACCGAGGGCTACTCTGTGTCTGTAAGAGCATTACCCTCAAGCTGGCTTGAAAAATGGAGAGGTTTTAAAAATCTTGTGCTGATCAGGCATTTTGATAATATGATGAGAAATGTGTTTAAAGAAAGATGGTTCCGCTTTAAGGTAGGAAAAGCCGTAAGAAAGGCCAACCGCGCTATTAAGAGACAAAAACTTTAA
- a CDS encoding CopD family protein: MLYTIIKALHIIFMVSYFAGVFYLVRIFVYYKDTDEFAEDKKKILREQYTFMARRLWNIITVPAGIIMAVCGLVMIFLNTGLMKMPWFHLKLTFLIGLAVYHYWCWKKVLQLKELNGNTLETANIKLRQANEIATFILFLVVFTVILKTQVIEYWWQLITGFFVLVFLIMMTVKLVNKNKKNK; the protein is encoded by the coding sequence ATGCTTTATACAATCATAAAAGCACTGCACATTATATTCATGGTAAGCTATTTTGCGGGGGTCTTTTATCTCGTGAGAATTTTTGTTTACTATAAAGACACCGACGAATTCGCGGAGGACAAAAAGAAAATTTTAAGAGAACAGTATACATTCATGGCCCGCAGGCTCTGGAATATCATTACCGTTCCTGCCGGGATCATCATGGCCGTTTGTGGCCTAGTCATGATTTTCTTAAATACAGGATTAATGAAAATGCCCTGGTTTCACCTAAAATTAACATTCCTGATCGGGTTGGCGGTATATCATTACTGGTGCTGGAAAAAAGTTTTACAGTTAAAAGAACTCAACGGCAATACCCTGGAAACCGCCAATATCAAGCTGAGACAGGCCAACGAAATCGCTACCTTTATCTTGTTTCTGGTCGTCTTCACGGTCATTTTAAAAACTCAGGTCATTGAATACTGGTGGCAATTAATTACCGGATTTTTCGTTCTTGTATTTCTGATCATGATGACCGTAAAACTGGTTAATAAGAATAAGAAAAATAAATAA
- a CDS encoding ABC transporter permease subunit, whose protein sequence is MIAILKKELWSYFGNWSAWIIIAAFSLIATLFLFFFENDSNIFDIGLASLQSYFVLVPWLLMFIIPALSMKTFAEEQQTGTLNWLFSQPLKISDLVLGKFLSVWVVGVLCLIPSLIYLYTVYVLGVPEGNIDLGMTFGSYFGLIILIASFAGVGILASSLSQNQIMAYLLGVFMCFIMYFGIEQLASYKLLGGADFILQNLGFYQHFLGFTRGLIDFRDVAYFVLIIGVALVLSNHFINKKK, encoded by the coding sequence ATGATTGCAATTTTAAAAAAAGAACTCTGGAGCTATTTTGGGAATTGGAGCGCGTGGATCATCATCGCAGCCTTCAGTCTGATCGCAACACTGTTTTTATTTTTTTTCGAAAATGATTCCAATATTTTTGACATCGGGCTGGCTTCTTTACAGAGCTATTTTGTTTTGGTGCCCTGGCTGCTGATGTTCATCATTCCTGCTCTTTCTATGAAAACTTTTGCGGAAGAACAGCAAACAGGAACATTAAACTGGTTGTTTTCCCAACCCTTAAAAATCTCGGACCTGGTTCTGGGTAAATTTTTATCCGTCTGGGTGGTCGGAGTTTTGTGTCTTATTCCCTCATTAATTTATCTTTATACCGTTTATGTTTTGGGCGTTCCGGAAGGAAATATTGATCTTGGAATGACCTTCGGAAGCTATTTCGGATTAATTATTTTAATTGCATCGTTCGCAGGAGTAGGAATTTTGGCTTCTTCACTTTCTCAAAACCAGATTATGGCTTACCTGCTGGGGGTTTTTATGTGTTTCATCATGTATTTCGGGATCGAACAGCTGGCAAGCTATAAATTATTGGGTGGTGCTGATTTCATTTTGCAGAATCTTGGTTTTTACCAGCATTTCTTAGGTTTTACGAGAGGACTGATCGACTTCAGAGATGTTGCCTATTTTGTTTTAATCATCGGAGTTGCCTTAGTTTTGTCCAACCATTTTATCAATAAAAAGAAGTAG
- the gldG gene encoding gliding motility-associated ABC transporter substrate-binding protein GldG, translating to MKKISIKSPFGILLFVILPLVVILAVSGIRLDLTKEKRYTLSDNTVKVLESIKKPVTVDVYLDGDFPASFKQLQSETKFMLEEFRKINPKIDFKFIDPIKSKISQDTLMAMGMQPSVLPDVKDGKVSQIYLFPYAVVKYRDRGVSIPLVVQQTGIDADQQLTKSIENLEYNLVSNIKNIAVDQRKKIGILVNHDELSPEEFQGFMHLATENYDAGPIIPKNQTELSIADVPLLKQMNALVIAKPRKAFTDNEKVILDQYIMGGGKTLWMIDAVNAEMDTLTRSKKVMPFPVDINMTDFFFNYGIRINPALVKDVKKFALLRLVTGEVGGNPQYTSLPWPYFPLGIAEKNDPITKNINPVKFEFPTSIDTLGGRKNIKTRVLFESSERTLLKQVPNYVDLKEIASVDSLGQMEKPSTPKIYAVALEGKFNSAYASRIERKSYPGFKGTSPENKMIVIADGDVGRNKVIKGEPLPLGVDMLTNEQFGNEQFLRNALDYLLDDSNLMELRNRNIEERLLDRQRITEEKNNWQWFNLLFPLAIIGILGGLFFWLRKKKFG from the coding sequence ATGAAGAAGATATCCATAAAATCGCCATTCGGAATTTTACTGTTTGTTATTTTACCGTTGGTCGTTATTCTTGCTGTTTCTGGCATCAGATTAGACTTAACAAAAGAAAAAAGATACACACTTTCCGATAATACGGTGAAGGTTTTGGAATCCATTAAAAAACCGGTAACCGTAGATGTTTATCTGGATGGAGATTTTCCTGCAAGTTTTAAGCAGCTGCAGAGCGAAACGAAATTTATGCTGGAAGAATTCAGAAAAATCAATCCGAAAATCGATTTCAAATTCATCGATCCCATCAAAAGTAAAATATCCCAGGATACGCTGATGGCCATGGGAATGCAGCCTTCCGTTCTTCCGGATGTGAAAGACGGAAAAGTTTCGCAGATTTATTTGTTTCCATATGCGGTGGTGAAATACCGCGATAGAGGAGTATCCATTCCATTGGTTGTTCAGCAGACCGGAATCGACGCAGATCAGCAGTTAACGAAATCTATTGAAAATTTAGAATATAACCTGGTTTCCAACATCAAAAATATTGCGGTTGATCAAAGAAAGAAAATCGGAATTCTGGTAAATCATGATGAGCTGAGTCCGGAAGAATTCCAGGGATTTATGCATCTGGCTACAGAAAACTATGATGCAGGTCCTATTATTCCTAAAAATCAGACTGAACTGAGTATAGCAGATGTGCCGTTATTAAAGCAGATGAATGCGTTGGTCATTGCAAAACCGAGAAAAGCTTTTACAGATAATGAAAAAGTAATTCTTGATCAATACATTATGGGTGGAGGAAAAACACTCTGGATGATCGATGCTGTAAATGCTGAAATGGATACACTGACCAGATCTAAAAAAGTGATGCCTTTCCCGGTAGACATTAATATGACTGACTTTTTCTTTAACTACGGCATCAGAATCAATCCTGCACTGGTGAAAGATGTGAAAAAATTTGCTTTATTGAGACTGGTGACCGGGGAAGTGGGCGGTAACCCGCAATATACAAGCCTTCCGTGGCCTTATTTCCCTTTAGGCATTGCTGAAAAAAATGATCCGATTACAAAAAATATCAATCCTGTTAAATTTGAATTCCCGACTTCCATCGATACCTTAGGCGGGAGAAAAAACATAAAGACCAGGGTTCTCTTTGAATCGAGTGAAAGAACATTGCTGAAGCAGGTTCCGAACTATGTTGATCTTAAGGAAATCGCGAGTGTCGACAGTCTTGGCCAGATGGAAAAACCAAGCACACCGAAAATCTATGCCGTTGCTTTGGAAGGAAAGTTTAATTCTGCCTATGCGTCAAGAATTGAAAGAAAATCATACCCGGGTTTTAAAGGCACAAGCCCTGAAAATAAAATGATCGTCATCGCAGACGGAGATGTAGGAAGAAATAAAGTAATCAAAGGCGAACCTTTACCTTTAGGGGTAGATATGCTGACCAACGAACAATTCGGAAACGAGCAGTTTCTAAGAAATGCTCTCGACTATCTCCTGGATGACAGCAACCTGATGGAACTTCGAAACAGAAATATTGAAGAACGTCTTCTCGACCGACAGAGAATTACGGAAGAGAAAAATAACTGGCAATGGTTTAATTTGCTGTTTCCTTTAGCGATTATCGGTATTTTGGGCGGTTTGTTCTTCTGGTTAAGAAAGAAGAAATTTGGATAA
- a CDS encoding type II toxin-antitoxin system RelE/ParE family toxin: MAIKIFWTDFAKDQLKNIFDYYKLKASHRIAKNLVIGIVEKTHTLNFQKEIGQKEELLFSRNENFRYLIYKNYKIIYWFNEAKERIEISDVFDTRQNPIKIHERQ, from the coding sequence ATGGCAATAAAGATATTTTGGACAGATTTTGCAAAAGACCAGTTAAAAAATATTTTTGACTATTATAAATTAAAAGCAAGTCACAGAATTGCAAAAAATTTAGTTATTGGAATTGTTGAAAAAACACATACACTTAATTTTCAGAAAGAAATAGGACAAAAAGAAGAATTGCTTTTTTCAAGAAATGAAAATTTCAGATATCTGATTTATAAAAATTATAAAATCATTTATTGGTTCAATGAAGCAAAAGAACGAATTGAAATTAGTGATGTTTTCGATACGAGACAAAATCCCATTAAAATTCACGAAAGACAATAA
- a CDS encoding helix-turn-helix domain-containing protein → MKKTFRFNSLSEFHAFCNLPNPEHPLISLIDYSKVNYPTNDTELKWVQNFYSIGLKRNVNAKFNYGQQEYDFDSGVLCFVSPLQFLSLEMKPDVEVEPTGYLLLIHPDFLWGTSLIKKIKSYDFFSYQINEALFLSDKEEQIIVDLFKNIEKEYQTNIDKFTQELIVAQLDLFLIYAERFYERQFLTRKKSSHELLVKFEEVLSRYFEKGYLIENGIPSVKTIAGQMNISPNYLSSLLRIHTQQNTQQHIQNKIIDTAKERLSTTSLSISEIAYELGFEHPQSFSKLFKQKTTQSPGEFRKLFN, encoded by the coding sequence ATGAAAAAGACATTTCGTTTTAATTCCCTTTCTGAATTTCATGCTTTCTGTAATCTCCCGAATCCTGAACATCCTTTGATCAGCCTTATTGATTACAGCAAGGTCAACTATCCTACAAACGACACCGAGCTGAAATGGGTCCAGAATTTCTACTCAATAGGTTTGAAAAGGAATGTGAATGCGAAATTCAACTACGGACAGCAGGAATATGATTTTGATTCCGGGGTGTTATGTTTTGTTTCTCCGCTCCAGTTTTTAAGTCTTGAGATGAAACCCGATGTTGAAGTAGAGCCTACGGGATATTTATTGCTGATCCATCCGGATTTTCTTTGGGGAACTTCTTTAATTAAGAAAATAAAATCGTACGATTTTTTTAGCTACCAGATTAATGAGGCTCTTTTTCTTTCGGATAAGGAAGAGCAGATTATCGTTGATTTATTTAAAAATATCGAAAAAGAATATCAGACCAACATCGATAAATTTACACAGGAACTGATTGTTGCTCAGCTGGACCTCTTCCTTATTTATGCCGAACGGTTTTATGAGCGCCAGTTTCTAACTAGAAAAAAGTCCAGCCATGAATTGCTGGTAAAATTCGAGGAAGTTCTTTCCCGATATTTTGAAAAAGGTTATCTCATCGAAAATGGAATTCCTTCTGTGAAAACCATCGCCGGACAAATGAATATTTCTCCCAATTATTTAAGCAGTCTGCTCCGCATTCACACCCAACAGAATACCCAACAGCATATCCAGAATAAAATTATTGACACCGCAAAAGAACGTTTGAGTACAACAAGTCTTTCTATAAGTGAAATCGCGTATGAACTGGGCTTTGAGCATCCGCAGTCTTTCAGCAAGTTGTTTAAGCAGAAAACGACTCAGTCGCCGGGGGAATTCAGGAAGTTGTTTAACTGA
- a CDS encoding SDR family NAD(P)-dependent oxidoreductase — protein sequence METTKVWFVTGASKGLGLALIKKLLEKNYRVAATTRNVQALISEIGEASEIFLPLEVSLTDDENVKSAIAKTVGHFGQLDVVVNNAGYGQIGTLEELSDKEARANFDINVFGTLNVIRNAMPYLREQRSGHIFNISSIGGYAGNFPGWGIYCSTKFAVAGLTEALAEEIKDFGVKATVVYPGYFRTDFLSKESARTPENSIPEYEAARNSEQAHLDEINGNQPNDPGKGAEALIAMSEEQNPPVHFLLGSGTDEFLNNKIKTITGDAEKWSDLTFSTVI from the coding sequence ATGGAAACAACAAAAGTATGGTTTGTAACAGGAGCCTCAAAAGGTCTGGGATTAGCCTTAATCAAAAAATTACTGGAGAAGAACTATCGCGTGGCTGCTACCACCAGAAACGTACAAGCGCTAATCTCCGAAATCGGAGAGGCATCGGAGATCTTTTTGCCGCTTGAAGTAAGTTTAACGGATGATGAAAATGTAAAATCAGCCATTGCCAAAACAGTCGGCCATTTCGGACAGCTGGATGTGGTGGTCAATAATGCGGGCTACGGACAAATTGGAACCCTGGAAGAGCTTTCAGATAAAGAAGCCCGGGCCAATTTTGATATCAATGTTTTCGGAACGCTGAACGTAATCCGAAATGCGATGCCTTATCTCCGTGAGCAAAGATCAGGACATATTTTCAATATTTCTTCGATCGGCGGTTATGCAGGTAATTTTCCGGGTTGGGGAATTTACTGTTCCACAAAATTTGCTGTGGCAGGATTAACGGAAGCCCTGGCAGAGGAAATTAAAGATTTCGGAGTGAAAGCTACCGTGGTGTATCCCGGATATTTCAGAACGGATTTCTTATCTAAAGAATCTGCGAGAACACCGGAAAATTCTATTCCTGAATATGAAGCGGCAAGGAATTCTGAGCAGGCTCACCTCGATGAGATTAACGGGAACCAACCCAACGATCCCGGCAAAGGAGCAGAAGCCCTGATCGCCATGAGCGAAGAGCAGAATCCACCGGTACATTTCCTATTGGGAAGCGGAACAGATGAATTCCTGAACAATAAAATTAAGACAATCACAGGAGATGCTGAAAAATGGAGTGATCTGACGTTTTCTACAGTGATTTAA
- a CDS encoding DUF2314 domain-containing protein, with translation MEDNTFIFTDGTDPKMIEAYRKARETFKYFWREVSWEYRRIIPALNLACVKASFSEKDPETGNDIVEHMWINDIDFDGDTVKGYLMNEPNNLTSIKADDYFEIPLNEISDWLFAITPSVKKQKGISSLFSSPKEPVPKAYGGFTIHKMRADMATDAERKEHDSYWGLDFGDFNHIEVVHEQEEKPENLIEHPMSRNMREDFITFLKDYPDELTHVDDHGYTLLHKETIAGNQSSVEVILKAGADKNQKTNNGKTALDFARQLNWEHLIPVLEN, from the coding sequence ATGGAAGACAACACCTTCATCTTCACAGACGGAACAGATCCCAAAATGATTGAAGCTTACAGAAAAGCTCGGGAAACCTTTAAATATTTCTGGAGAGAGGTCTCCTGGGAATACCGAAGAATCATTCCGGCACTGAACCTTGCCTGTGTAAAGGCCTCCTTTTCTGAAAAAGACCCCGAAACCGGCAATGACATTGTAGAACACATGTGGATCAATGACATAGATTTTGACGGAGATACGGTTAAAGGATACCTCATGAATGAACCCAATAACCTTACCAGTATCAAGGCGGATGATTATTTTGAAATTCCTCTTAATGAAATCAGCGACTGGCTTTTTGCGATCACTCCAAGCGTAAAAAAACAGAAAGGTATCTCTTCATTATTTTCTTCTCCGAAAGAGCCTGTTCCCAAGGCCTACGGAGGATTTACCATTCATAAGATGCGCGCCGATATGGCTACTGATGCAGAAAGGAAAGAACATGATTCTTATTGGGGACTGGATTTTGGAGATTTTAATCATATTGAGGTCGTTCACGAGCAAGAAGAAAAACCAGAAAATCTTATAGAACATCCGATGAGCAGAAATATGCGGGAAGATTTCATTACGTTTTTAAAAGATTATCCTGATGAGCTTACTCATGTCGATGATCATGGCTATACGTTACTTCATAAAGAAACGATTGCCGGCAACCAAAGTTCCGTAGAAGTTATTCTGAAGGCGGGAGCTGATAAAAACCAAAAGACCAATAACGGAAAAACAGCTTTGGACTTTGCCAGGCAGCTCAATTGGGAGCATCTGATTCCTGTTCTGGAAAATTAA
- a CDS encoding DUF4268 domain-containing protein: MFSKQEAQQLKKEFWTAFGKSFPRKWLLYDTKVKDFSFKFHADNKKAEVSLDIEMKDEVFRNAYYEKIWSLEDILKDFTGDFHKDEYFTLENGKVIARIWVEKHGVSIFNKNTWSEIFEFFVEKMDGFERFYYEYEDFIKDI; encoded by the coding sequence ATGTTCAGTAAACAAGAAGCACAGCAGTTAAAAAAGGAGTTTTGGACGGCTTTTGGAAAGTCTTTTCCGAGAAAATGGTTATTGTATGATACGAAAGTGAAAGATTTTTCATTCAAGTTTCATGCAGACAATAAAAAGGCGGAAGTTTCCTTAGATATCGAAATGAAAGATGAGGTTTTCCGGAATGCTTATTATGAGAAGATCTGGTCTCTGGAAGATATTCTGAAAGACTTTACAGGAGACTTCCACAAGGACGAATATTTTACTCTGGAAAACGGAAAAGTAATCGCCAGGATTTGGGTTGAAAAACATGGGGTGTCCATCTTTAATAAAAATACATGGTCGGAAATATTTGAATTCTTTGTTGAGAAGATGGATGGCTTTGAAAGGTTTTATTATGAATATGAAGATTTTATAAAAGACATCTGA
- a CDS encoding RrF2 family transcriptional regulator, which produces MLSKKSQYAFKALSYLVEKRNGGPILISEIAEHKKIPLKFLENILLELKKADILDSKKGKGGGYFFKENPENVKLAKIIRLVNGPIALLPCVSLNFYEKCDDCNEDHCSLHDVLIEVRDASLKILEEKTLMDLID; this is translated from the coding sequence ATGCTGTCTAAAAAATCTCAATATGCGTTTAAGGCCCTTTCATATCTTGTAGAAAAAAGAAATGGAGGTCCTATTCTAATTTCCGAAATTGCGGAACACAAGAAAATTCCTTTAAAGTTTCTGGAAAATATTTTACTCGAACTCAAAAAAGCGGATATCCTTGATAGTAAAAAAGGAAAAGGAGGGGGATATTTTTTTAAAGAAAATCCTGAAAACGTAAAACTTGCTAAAATTATCCGCCTGGTGAACGGGCCGATTGCACTCTTACCCTGCGTAAGTCTTAACTTTTATGAAAAATGTGACGACTGCAACGAAGATCACTGCAGCTTACACGATGTTCTGATTGAAGTCCGCGATGCGTCACTTAAAATTCTGGAAGAAAAAACTTTAATGGATTTGATCGATTGA
- a CDS encoding phosphoadenylyl-sulfate reductase: MISKEDAEILKQLSAEGGLKLISAKFPEGAVFSTSLGQEDQVITDMIFRNQLPVKVFTLDTGRLFYEHYELLSQNNSRYKTKIEVYAPESSDVEKYVNEKGINAFYHSVENRKECCFIRKVKPLNRALNGATVWITGLRADQSENRENMPVIEWDESRNLYKYNPLIHWSYQNVLDYLEQHQVQELSLHRKGFISVGCQPCTRAISDGENPRAGRWWWESSQKECGLHTH; encoded by the coding sequence ATGATTTCAAAAGAAGATGCAGAAATACTGAAACAGCTTTCAGCAGAGGGCGGATTGAAACTGATCTCGGCGAAGTTTCCGGAAGGAGCTGTTTTTTCAACATCGCTTGGCCAGGAAGACCAGGTGATTACCGATATGATTTTCAGAAACCAGCTTCCGGTCAAAGTCTTTACACTGGATACGGGCAGGCTTTTCTATGAACATTACGAATTGCTTTCTCAGAACAATTCAAGGTATAAAACCAAAATAGAGGTGTACGCCCCGGAATCTTCAGATGTGGAAAAATATGTGAATGAAAAGGGGATTAATGCCTTTTACCATTCTGTTGAGAACCGGAAAGAGTGCTGTTTTATCCGGAAAGTAAAACCCCTGAACCGTGCGTTGAACGGTGCCACAGTCTGGATCACAGGACTGCGGGCCGACCAGTCGGAAAACCGGGAAAATATGCCTGTCATCGAATGGGATGAATCCCGGAATCTGTACAAATACAATCCATTGATACACTGGAGCTACCAGAATGTTTTAGATTATCTGGAACAGCATCAGGTACAGGAACTGTCGCTGCACAGAAAAGGATTTATCAGTGTCGGATGCCAGCCCTGCACGAGGGCCATTTCTGATGGTGAAAATCCACGGGCAGGACGATGGTGGTGGGAGAGTTCACAAAAAGAATGCGGTCTGCATACCCATTAA